The nucleotide sequence TAACAATGTCCTGGTGATGATTTACTACCTCATCTGCACCATGTTCTTTTGTCCATTTGATTGATTCTAACCTTGAAGCTGTTGAAATAACCCTTAATCCGGCCATTTTTGCTAACTGGGTAGCAATAGATCCAACTCCCCCAGCGCCGTTAATGATTAAGATAGTTTTATTCCTGTTACTGTCTGGTGTGCTTGGGTTAATTTCCAGCTTCTCAAAAAGCGCTTCCCACGCAGTCAATGATGTTAGTGGCATTGCTGCTGCCTCTTCATCAGGCAATCCTTTCGGAGCGTGACCAACAATTCTTTCATCTACTAATTGGTATTCACTATCACTGCCTGGTCGTTTAAATGAACCAGCATAGAAGACCTGGTCACCCGGTTTAAATAAAGTTACTTGATCACCAATACTAATCACCTTACCAACGGCATCCCAGCCAATAACTCTCGGTGTTTTTCTAGTTCCGCGCCCTGCTTTACGTACACCAACGTCTACAGGATTTACAGAGACTCCTTCAACTTCAACTAATAAATCATGGGCACTGGCTGTTGGGTTTGGTTCCTCAAATTCAAATAGACTATTTTCATTTGTGATTGGTAAATGTTGGTTAAATCCGATTGCTTTCATAAGCGATTTTCCTCCCTCTTGATATCTTTAATGTAAAACGGAATAAATATTTGAACAATCGTGAAATTTCAATCACTAGTTACATTTTTTTCACTAGCAAGCAGTTTATTTTTGAATATAATAGGGTACAGAATGTAGGGAGGTAATGTTGGTTTGGAAAGAAATAGACACATATATAATTGTCAGGAAGGTTGCCCAATAGAAAGTACTCTACAAATTATTTCCGGAAAATGGAAAAGTGTTA is from Lentilactobacillus curieae and encodes:
- a CDS encoding zinc-binding alcohol dehydrogenase family protein codes for the protein MKAIGFNQHLPITNENSLFEFEEPNPTASAHDLLVEVEGVSVNPVDVGVRKAGRGTRKTPRVIGWDAVGKVISIGDQVTLFKPGDQVFYAGSFKRPGSDSEYQLVDERIVGHAPKGLPDEEAAAMPLTSLTAWEALFEKLEINPSTPDSNRNKTILIINGAGGVGSIATQLAKMAGLRVISTASRLESIKWTKEHGADEVVNHHQDIVKQVRNLGHQYVDYILELNNIDQHWNEMAEIIKPNGKIASITENRRPIDLKKLTQKRVTFAWEWMYSKSYFETPDEVTQHNILEKVSQLLETGKLQPTTTKVLAPITAANLRRAHELVEDGHMMGKVVVVDKKGLTDVGDFLFLVYFFFYKSVI